GCCGACTGGCAAAATCCTTCTTGTGCACCCGCAGATGCTCCGTCAACTCATTGATCCGCGCCGTCAGCAACGCGATCTGCACCTCGGGAGAACCCGTATCACCCTCCGACCGCCGGAATTGACTGATCAACTCGCTCTTCCGTTCCTTCGTGATCGCCATCACCTCGTCTCCTTACCTACTTCCTTACTTCCGCCTCCGCCGCGTCAGACACCCTGCCGGCCTGATAACGGAAAAAAACTTGGACTCCCTCGCGCGGCGCGCTTCCCCTCTCCAACGCCTTCCTCTCATCCGCACCGACATCGGGCCTTATCCACTTCCGCCCGTGTCACTTGCTCACTAATGTAGCGGCTCCCCCGCCCCTGACAAGGGGGAACCTATTCCCAGACCCAAGGGAACCTACCCCCCGTGTGAAGGGACAAGATGAAGCTGAAGGGAAAAGCAGGCAGTCGCAGGGACCAGACGGAGCGAAGTCGCAGGGACCAGACGGACCCGCGGCGGATCGCCTGAAGGCCGCATGGCGAACTGATCCGCACCACCCCGGAACACCCCTTCTATGTCGAAGGGAAAGGCTGGACGCCCGCGGGCAGCCTCAAGGCCGCCGATCGGCTCCTCACCCTTCTCGGCGACAGTGTGCCGCTGAGCGAGGTGGACGACACCGGCGCGTGGGAGGTGGTCTACAACCTCCGCGTCGCGGACTACCGCACCGACTTCGTCGGCGACGACACCTGGTCCTTCGCCGCCTGGGCACATAACCAGATTTGTGGTGTTCAAGAGACTTCAGGTGCTCATAATCCGACGTACAACCGGTCCCATGTAGACGTTCCGGCGATCACAAATCCCGCCAATGCGATCCTCCAAGGTGAGAGGCGTGCCAGGCACATGCCTCCGGCCGGTTCTCCCAGCGATAACTGCACCTGTGCCTATGTGCAGATCGTAGGTGAGGAACTCTCGCCGATCTTCGCCTCCAACACCGATCGATACACCTACAACTGGCCGCCCGTGGGAACCGGCGCTGGCCAGGTCCCCCAAGGTCAGGGCGTGAACAACGGCGCACGGCATCACGCCGAAATCAAGGCCATGATTCGCGTTGTCCAATCAGGTGTCAGCCTTCAAGGCAAGGCGATCATCATCTTTACCGATCGGGACCCCTGCCAGTACTGTGATCGTGACCGTGGTATCGAAAACGCGGCCAGGATCCTTGGAGCTACTAGCGTCACAATTTGG
The Thermogemmata fonticola DNA segment above includes these coding regions:
- a CDS encoding polymorphic toxin-type HINT domain-containing protein, with product MRTTPEHPFYVEGKGWTPAGSLKAADRLLTLLGDSVPLSEVDDTGAWEVVYNLRVADYRTDFVGDDTWSFAAWAHNQICGVQETSGAHNPTYNRSHVDVPAITNPANAILQGERRARHMPPAGSPSDNCTCAYVQIVGEELSPIFASNTDRYTYNWPPVGTGAGQVPQGQGVNNGARHHAEIKAMIRVVQSGVSLQGKAIIIFTDRDPCQYCDRDRGIENAARILGATSVTIWCPSGCIGPIHL
- the rpsO gene encoding 30S ribosomal protein S15, with amino-acid sequence MAITKERKSELISQFRRSEGDTGSPEVQIALLTARINELTEHLRVHKKDFASRRGLLKMVSHRTRLLKYLRETDRERYLAVINKLGLRK